One window of the Candidatus Gracilibacteria bacterium genome contains the following:
- a CDS encoding UDP-N-acetylmuramoyl-L-alanyl-D-glutamate--2,6-diaminopimelate ligase, with the protein MLDSLKKKIPQHHPLRLLYHKTMAILAALYYRFPGDRMTVIGVTGTNGKTTTVHLISEILREAGHKVGFLTTADFRIDEELWPNEAKMTTLPPFKLQRYLRLMADQGCQYAVVEVTSHALDQSRLWGVSIDIAISTNVTHDHLDYHMTAEAYLKAKGKLFNSLNYSKRKPNIPKVSILNAEDPSVTYFQKFVADRTFLYGITKGSFCASDITLRADSSTFTFRVPNDRAEITLPLPGQFNIENALAAATVAVALQINLPIIKRALEKAAPVPGRMEPIREGQKYGVIVDYAHAPDSLEKMLAMFRPLTSKRLMVVFGATGDRDRSKRPIMGEIVHRYADWIVLTDDDPYTEDPLQIMGEVKKGIPRKEGENFWIIPDRREAIRVALAVAREGDTVIVTGKGCEPYQVVGDRKIPSDDRQIVRGYLSREVEVEIGEGKVQVGNRYLESGGKILNFKYFSWWIFRMKKLLRQ; encoded by the coding sequence ATGCTCGATTCTCTCAAGAAAAAGATCCCGCAACATCACCCCCTTCGCCTGCTTTATCACAAGACCATGGCGATTTTGGCGGCGCTGTATTACCGTTTTCCCGGGGATCGCATGACGGTGATTGGCGTGACCGGCACGAATGGCAAAACCACGACGGTGCATCTTATTTCTGAGATTTTGCGCGAAGCCGGGCATAAGGTGGGTTTTTTGACCACTGCGGATTTTCGTATTGATGAAGAATTGTGGCCGAATGAGGCGAAGATGACCACGTTGCCACCGTTTAAACTTCAACGTTATTTGCGGCTTATGGCAGATCAGGGTTGTCAGTACGCGGTTGTGGAAGTGACTTCGCACGCGCTGGATCAATCGCGGTTGTGGGGTGTGTCCATCGACATTGCGATTTCCACGAATGTGACGCACGACCATCTCGATTATCATATGACGGCTGAGGCCTATTTAAAGGCAAAAGGCAAGCTTTTTAACTCCCTCAATTATTCCAAACGCAAACCGAATATTCCCAAAGTTTCCATTCTCAATGCCGAGGATCCGAGTGTGACGTATTTTCAGAAATTTGTGGCGGATCGTACGTTTTTGTATGGGATTACCAAGGGTTCGTTTTGCGCGTCGGACATCACGTTGCGGGCGGATTCGAGTACGTTCACGTTTCGAGTTCCGAATGACCGTGCGGAAATCACGTTGCCGTTACCCGGACAATTCAATATCGAAAATGCGTTGGCCGCGGCTACGGTGGCTGTGGCCTTACAGATTAATTTGCCGATTATTAAGCGGGCGTTGGAAAAAGCCGCTCCTGTGCCCGGACGCATGGAGCCCATTCGTGAAGGGCAAAAATATGGAGTGATTGTGGATTATGCGCATGCGCCGGATTCGTTGGAAAAAATGTTGGCCATGTTTCGTCCGCTCACGTCGAAACGATTGATGGTGGTGTTTGGCGCGACAGGGGATCGGGATCGCAGCAAGCGCCCGATCATGGGCGAAATTGTGCATCGTTATGCGGATTGGATCGTGCTCACCGACGACGATCCGTACACTGAGGATCCGTTGCAGATTATGGGGGAGGTAAAAAAAGGAATTCCGCGAAAAGAGGGCGAAAATTTTTGGATTATTCCGGATCGACGAGAAGCGATTCGTGTGGCGTTGGCTGTTGCGCGTGAAGGCGATACCGTGATTGTGACCGGCAAAGGTTGCGAGCCGTATCAGGTGGTGGGGGATCGAAAAATTCCCTCCGACGATCGTCAAATCGTGCGCGGTTATTTGAGTCGTGAAGTGGAAGTGGAAATTGGCGAGGGGAAGGTGCAGGTGGGGAATCGGTATTTGGAGAGTTGATGAAAAATTTTGAATTTTAAATATTTCTCATGGTGGATTTTTCGGATGAAGAAGTTACTGAGGCAGTAG
- a CDS encoding riboflavin kinase translates to MSIFSGQVISGHGRGRTIGFPTLNLRLDLEMDTKNKIPFAGKNAKKAHSASLRECASGVYVVKAQVNGTFFYGGMHFGPRPTFDEKESTVEIHLVGFSGEKVDGEVRVEVLKRIRGIRTFVSQEALKKQIEKDMMAIMKMAHDQ, encoded by the coding sequence TTGTCAATCTTTTCAGGTCAAGTCATCTCCGGTCATGGGCGAGGGCGAACGATTGGTTTTCCAACGCTTAATCTTCGCTTAGATCTTGAAATGGATACTAAGAACAAAATTCCCTTCGCTGGGAAAAATGCGAAGAAAGCTCACTCCGCTTCGCTTCGTGAGTGCGCTTCGGGAGTGTATGTCGTAAAGGCGCAGGTGAATGGAACTTTTTTTTATGGCGGCATGCATTTTGGTCCGCGTCCCACATTTGATGAAAAAGAGTCTACCGTTGAGATTCATCTCGTTGGATTCTCAGGAGAAAAAGTCGACGGGGAGGTGAGGGTTGAGGTTTTGAAGCGGATTCGCGGTATTCGTACGTTCGTGTCGCAGGAGGCGTTGAAAAAGCAGATTGAGAAAGATATGATGGCGATAATGAAAATGGCTCACGATCAATAA
- a CDS encoding O-antigen ligase family protein, whose product MKKWFLIWVSILPLFFPLYLVRFSVGGVPTTLLEVLVALTLMVGVIFFVRPRSLKEAFFNLKKQGLKSMFWPILLFVGAAIFSTFIVPKTTVAIDGTIVGSQLVAFGVLKGWILMPIFYFAMIRFVPWTGKDKKRMLVALALSGFGLSLWAIYQMVTGSFTTWDGRASGPFESANYLALYLGPILVMCAGHIVQIFCSTKKVLFWLILFFVMAVAFWGTQSYAAFIAFFVGTAFYGLFSSTISRKFKIVACLGAFVVVTGFFVTQMNTAKFQSFLDFDARTSSSVRIEVYRVAWGLIQSHPVAGIGLGQFQVQYALNAPTILGHAPYEWVMLHPHNLGLAFWLNTGIFGVLAMAWLLMVVFFGRRKGERAEASVACKSGMSVDVAVALGECTRSSDTAVWKRALRLVGLAMMITILTHGLFDVPFFKNDLAYLWWLVVGLSV is encoded by the coding sequence ATGAAAAAATGGTTTTTGATTTGGGTTTCGATTTTGCCACTCTTTTTTCCGCTGTATCTCGTGCGGTTTTCGGTTGGGGGAGTGCCGACCACGTTGTTGGAAGTTTTGGTTGCGCTGACGCTGATGGTGGGCGTGATTTTTTTTGTACGACCGCGAAGTTTAAAAGAAGCATTTTTTAACCTTAAAAAACAGGGATTAAAGTCTATGTTTTGGCCGATTTTGTTGTTTGTTGGGGCTGCGATTTTTTCGACCTTCATTGTGCCGAAAACCACGGTCGCGATCGATGGCACGATTGTGGGGAGTCAACTTGTCGCGTTTGGGGTATTGAAGGGGTGGATTTTGATGCCGATTTTTTACTTTGCCATGATTCGATTTGTGCCGTGGACTGGAAAGGATAAAAAGCGCATGCTAGTGGCGTTGGCGTTGTCCGGTTTCGGGTTGTCATTGTGGGCGATTTATCAGATGGTGACGGGAAGTTTTACCACATGGGATGGTCGTGCGTCCGGCCCGTTTGAGTCCGCCAATTATTTGGCACTGTATTTGGGTCCGATTTTAGTGATGTGCGCGGGGCATATTGTACAAATATTTTGTTCAACAAAAAAAGTTTTATTCTGGTTGATTTTGTTTTTTGTCATGGCCGTCGCGTTTTGGGGTACGCAATCGTACGCGGCGTTTATTGCGTTTTTTGTGGGCACGGCATTTTACGGATTGTTTTCTTCCACGATTTCGCGAAAATTTAAAATTGTGGCGTGTTTGGGCGCTTTTGTCGTGGTCACCGGATTTTTTGTCACGCAAATGAACACGGCTAAATTTCAGTCGTTTTTGGATTTTGATGCGCGAACGTCGAGCAGTGTTCGAATCGAAGTGTATCGAGTGGCGTGGGGTTTGATCCAATCGCATCCGGTGGCAGGGATTGGATTGGGGCAATTTCAGGTTCAATACGCACTGAATGCTCCGACGATTTTGGGCCATGCGCCGTACGAGTGGGTGATGCTTCATCCGCACAATTTGGGGTTGGCGTTTTGGTTGAATACCGGGATTTTTGGAGTATTGGCCATGGCGTGGTTGTTGATGGTGGTGTTTTTTGGGAGGCGAAAAGGCGAGCGTGCGGAAGCGAGCGTGGCGTGCAAGAGTGGGATGAGCGTGGATGTGGCCGTGGCGCTGGGTGAGTGCACAAGGAGTAGTGATACGGCGGTGTGGAAACGAGCGTTGCGCCTAGTCGGTTTGGCCATGATGATTACGATTCTTACGCACGGTTTATTTGACGTTCCGTTTTTCAAAAACGACCTCGCGTATTTGTGGTGGCTGGTGGTGGGGTTGAGTGTTTAA
- a CDS encoding DUF4215 domain-containing protein: MKKSIRFGLKCSALILGIILGIQMGPSPLVQALTFTSPSWGGGIATPTMKSVTEMGSISGYVPTHSGATTDYSDASCGPAYHYFKFYLYDGNPEDETYDGYYAEIEKYRINLHTDFVENVDLDSLTCSTPFSDDSGDIIYIDCDDDSYTKTTGGYHLTVTTNLTMSRDGTASILWTYSSPDGAEPTLPYVATIDGYLNYYYEIVGFEPNDDVRNGDTATTDAEIFWTTYGINIERDGSWTPSELADDADIGYDNHAWYTDGDTAVTNYEDCDECNDLTITSPTEITAENADNVTAITIAPEDQDGDTWDGSYEYAGYESDGTTVSSCTFTTSTYYASQGWGSNPLNTDYETVYVYNCGVGDIITVKEVDYEDACSAELFIEDACASLKITSPTTLTYEDMEGGDIQITIQSTDESGATWSGEYTYTATKADGTPADGTFSWSSILAGLSGENPYTTTRTTVYYGGGDAGDIITVTDTAYPDVCYDSIASTVPYCGDGLLDSNGLDNRTGTEDDEACDDGNTADGDGCSSTCQLEAVEACATLEITDPTVITYEDMISGEDIPVTIQSTSTDGGTWTGEYTYTATQVDGITEANGTFSTSSWFAGTWLGSNPYTTTAISVYYGGGDPGDMIFVQETSSPTGVCYDSLSSMLTEEPYCASLTTSPTSITVDQLTGITPITLTDVDQDGAPWTGTYTVSSTNADATATGSCKFTETIDGTGIDTLTTSASIVYVYGCTSGDTITIVETTYPATCNATLATGTIPAPYCGDGVLDLDGADNTVGTADDEVCDDGNNVDGDTCSANCQLETITSVCTDLSIIPGSTSATQVVFTITPTPSTYVSTWIWTTTNASGQFTADEGLTIGNTITSGDLSVEYHGAVDDVITVKDTNAAYSSVCSATANITGGGSGDGDDGGGSSDGGGGGTTYCGDGIINNPPYYDYNSYGTWEECDDGNSINDDGCSNVCQVEDVCADMDVTEPTTDTLEKKEGDIVTFKVQAYYYNNEEDDEKTPWTDDPYTWTSNDPTGTFTTTTNTSTDDGTTETLDTYETEITYKVGTNPDADIAVNVDSYSACSADFSIQHPSLTLSDTLEKFVYTYNFGFFAVDNTSINGNSFKSDTTEGVEGDAPVYAHDFDYTFYTIAYTPDPTHRSEIKITDTIADGIKGLYNDGITAPSPNSSIDYYTAIGDDPMPVRCWVDGNTTTGEDCGLPVGTYRPFSVQYDDELKTKIENCDTPASDGSLKDDGTSRTIKDEGTTCFSGDIGTSDGVTLKNLNNTLKTTDAITGETKYYRVAIRYLGRVDNGGFECASEAMKTVACPVVGLTNTAKADGRLEASTTITIICPYFLTRNAGDVYLEEELSQSYDISCYYPQDRNSDGLVFLSKIFEGITSSCDTPDNNSTVGRFSSYICEMLSDVETVTTWSKATIQEIQNANIAAITPYEDNLNTDDADSYTVKNFEDLSAIHGVVQSNEKQNVYKVTGKDLIFDLGINRIPSGAYTFIVEDGDLIINSNIEYLGGDSFNMDTVTDLSSIPSIAFIVLGGDVYVENNVTEMVGVYYIEARDGKGGNLTGRWTDPFTKLVIRGSVYGNIESLLQNRTYAGPANYDQGNVVLRYDERVLLNTPPGLEEFVDVQSEEVAR, from the coding sequence ATGAAAAAATCAATTCGTTTCGGGCTTAAATGTTCGGCCCTAATCCTTGGGATCATCCTGGGAATTCAAATGGGACCATCCCCTCTGGTGCAAGCCTTAACCTTTACCAGCCCTTCGTGGGGTGGGGGGATAGCCACACCTACTATGAAAAGCGTTACGGAAATGGGCTCTATTTCAGGTTACGTCCCCACTCATTCCGGAGCCACTACCGATTATTCGGATGCGAGTTGCGGCCCAGCTTACCATTACTTCAAATTTTATCTTTATGACGGTAATCCGGAAGATGAAACCTATGATGGTTATTATGCGGAAATTGAAAAATACCGCATCAATTTACACACCGATTTTGTAGAGAACGTCGATCTCGATTCCCTCACATGCTCCACCCCGTTTTCTGATGATAGTGGCGATATTATTTATATCGATTGTGACGATGACAGTTATACAAAAACAACAGGCGGATATCATTTAACCGTGACCACTAATCTTACAATGAGCCGAGATGGAACCGCGAGTATTTTATGGACCTATTCTTCTCCGGATGGAGCCGAGCCTACCCTTCCTTATGTAGCCACGATTGATGGTTATTTAAATTATTATTATGAAATCGTTGGATTCGAACCCAATGACGATGTTCGAAACGGAGACACTGCAACCACGGATGCGGAAATCTTCTGGACAACGTACGGGATCAATATTGAACGAGACGGCTCATGGACTCCCTCGGAATTGGCGGATGACGCAGACATCGGGTATGACAATCATGCTTGGTACACGGACGGAGACACTGCAGTCACAAACTATGAAGATTGCGACGAATGCAATGACCTCACCATCACCTCCCCCACTGAAATCACGGCCGAAAACGCCGACAATGTCACTGCCATCACCATCGCACCGGAAGATCAAGACGGCGACACATGGGACGGCTCTTACGAATACGCGGGATATGAAAGCGACGGGACCACAGTATCGAGCTGCACATTCACGACTTCCACTTATTACGCATCCCAAGGCTGGGGCTCCAATCCGCTCAATACCGACTACGAAACCGTTTACGTTTACAATTGTGGAGTCGGAGACATCATCACCGTAAAAGAAGTCGATTACGAAGATGCTTGTTCAGCCGAACTTTTCATTGAAGACGCTTGCGCCTCCCTCAAAATCACCTCCCCCACCACCCTCACGTATGAGGATATGGAAGGCGGCGATATCCAAATCACGATTCAATCCACGGACGAAAGCGGAGCCACATGGTCCGGCGAATACACCTACACCGCGACCAAAGCGGATGGAACGCCGGCAGACGGAACCTTCAGTTGGTCCTCAATTTTAGCCGGATTATCAGGAGAAAATCCCTACACTACAACCCGCACCACCGTCTACTACGGCGGCGGGGATGCCGGTGACATCATCACTGTAACAGACACCGCTTATCCGGACGTTTGTTATGACTCCATTGCTTCCACCGTCCCCTATTGCGGAGACGGATTATTGGATTCCAACGGACTCGACAACCGCACCGGCACCGAAGATGACGAAGCCTGCGACGACGGCAACACCGCCGACGGCGACGGCTGTTCCTCCACTTGTCAATTAGAAGCTGTTGAAGCGTGCGCCACGCTCGAAATCACAGATCCGACCGTCATCACGTATGAAGACATGATAAGCGGAGAAGATATTCCGGTCACCATTCAATCCACCTCCACCGATGGAGGAACTTGGACCGGCGAATACACCTACACCGCCACTCAAGTCGATGGAATTACCGAAGCGAATGGAACATTCAGCACCTCTTCTTGGTTTGCGGGAACATGGTTAGGATCCAATCCTTACACCACCACCGCCATCTCGGTCTATTATGGCGGAGGCGATCCGGGCGACATGATTTTTGTCCAGGAAACAAGTTCTCCGACAGGAGTTTGTTACGATTCCCTCTCTTCCATGCTCACCGAAGAACCTTATTGCGCAAGTCTCACAACTTCTCCAACCAGCATCACAGTCGATCAACTCACAGGAATCACACCCATCACTCTCACGGATGTGGATCAAGACGGAGCACCTTGGACCGGGACTTACACCGTATCCAGCACCAATGCCGATGCCACGGCCACAGGTTCTTGTAAATTTACTGAAACCATCGACGGCACAGGCATCGATACATTGACCACCTCGGCCTCCATCGTTTACGTCTACGGATGCACCAGTGGAGACACCATCACGATAGTAGAAACCACTTATCCGGCAACATGTAACGCCACCTTGGCCACCGGAACCATACCGGCGCCTTACTGCGGCGACGGCGTTCTCGATCTAGATGGCGCAGACAATACAGTCGGCACCGCAGATGACGAAGTTTGCGATGACGGCAACAACGTCGATGGCGACACCTGTTCCGCGAATTGCCAACTCGAAACAATCACAAGTGTTTGTACCGATCTTTCCATCATTCCGGGAAGCACTTCAGCCACTCAAGTCGTATTTACCATTACCCCCACTCCTAGCACTTATGTCAGCACTTGGATTTGGACCACAACTAATGCAAGTGGCCAATTCACAGCCGATGAAGGACTCACCATTGGAAACACAATCACTTCCGGCGATCTTTCCGTGGAATACCATGGAGCCGTTGACGATGTCATCACCGTTAAAGACACCAATGCCGCATACAGCTCCGTTTGTTCCGCAACCGCCAATATAACCGGTGGCGGTAGCGGTGACGGCGACGATGGCGGAGGCAGTAGTGATGGAGGCGGCGGCGGAACCACCTATTGCGGAGATGGAATTATAAATAATCCTCCTTATTACGATTACAACAGCTACGGCACATGGGAAGAATGCGACGACGGCAATTCCATCAACGACGACGGATGTTCCAACGTCTGTCAGGTTGAAGACGTTTGCGCAGACATGGACGTCACCGAACCCACAACCGACACTCTTGAAAAAAAGGAGGGAGACATCGTTACTTTTAAGGTTCAAGCCTATTACTACAACAACGAAGAAGACGATGAAAAAACACCGTGGACCGATGATCCCTACACATGGACTTCAAACGACCCCACCGGAACGTTCACCACAACAACAAACACCAGCACCGACGATGGGACCACTGAAACCCTCGACACCTACGAAACCGAAATTACTTACAAAGTCGGCACCAACCCGGACGCCGACATCGCAGTGAACGTGGATTCCTACTCCGCTTGCAGCGCCGATTTTTCCATCCAACATCCAAGCCTCACGCTTTCGGATACCTTGGAAAAATTTGTATACACCTACAACTTTGGATTCTTTGCCGTGGACAACACGAGCATCAATGGAAACTCGTTTAAATCCGACACTACCGAAGGCGTTGAAGGAGATGCTCCTGTCTACGCCCACGATTTCGATTACACCTTCTACACCATTGCCTACACCCCGGACCCGACACATAGATCCGAAATCAAAATCACGGACACAATCGCCGATGGAATTAAAGGTTTATATAACGATGGAATAACAGCTCCTTCGCCAAACTCTTCAATCGATTACTACACCGCAATCGGAGACGACCCCATGCCGGTCCGATGTTGGGTGGATGGGAATACAACAACAGGAGAAGACTGTGGACTTCCGGTTGGCACCTATCGCCCTTTCAGTGTTCAATACGATGATGAACTCAAAACAAAAATTGAAAACTGCGATACCCCGGCCTCAGATGGGTCGCTCAAAGACGATGGAACTTCCCGCACCATTAAAGATGAAGGCACCACGTGCTTCTCCGGAGACATCGGCACTTCCGATGGTGTGACTTTAAAAAATCTCAACAACACATTAAAAACCACGGATGCCATCACCGGCGAAACCAAATATTACCGCGTCGCCATCCGTTATTTGGGTCGCGTTGACAATGGAGGGTTTGAATGCGCAAGCGAAGCCATGAAAACAGTGGCCTGCCCGGTGGTCGGTCTTACCAACACGGCAAAAGCCGACGGTCGACTCGAAGCCAGCACCACGATAACCATCATTTGCCCTTATTTCCTGACCCGCAACGCCGGAGACGTCTACCTTGAGGAAGAACTTTCTCAAAGTTACGACATTTCCTGCTACTACCCCCAAGACCGCAACAGCGACGGTTTGGTCTTTCTCAGTAAAATATTTGAAGGGATCACCAGCTCCTGCGATACCCCAGACAATAACAGCACCGTGGGCCGCTTCTCCAGCTACATTTGTGAAATGCTTTCAGATGTGGAGACGGTCACCACTTGGAGCAAAGCCACGATTCAAGAAATTCAAAACGCCAATATCGCGGCCATCACACCCTACGAGGACAACCTAAACACAGACGACGCCGACAGCTACACTGTCAAAAATTTCGAAGATCTCAGCGCTATTCACGGCGTTGTCCAATCCAATGAAAAACAAAACGTGTACAAAGTCACGGGAAAAGATCTCATTTTCGATCTCGGAATCAACCGCATCCCAAGTGGCGCGTACACCTTTATTGTGGAAGACGGGGATCTCATCATCAACAGCAATATCGAATATCTTGGAGGAGATTCCTTTAACATGGACACCGTCACAGACCTCAGTAGCATCCCTTCCATTGCCTTCATTGTTTTGGGCGGAGATGTTTACGTTGAAAACAATGTCACGGAAATGGTGGGCGTGTACTACATCGAAGCGCGCGACGGGAAAGGAGGAAATCTCACCGGTCGATGGACCGACCCCTTCACCAAACTCGTCATCCGCGGATCCGTTTACGGCAACATTGAATCCTTGCTCCAAAACCGCACCTACGCAGGTCCGGCCAACTACGATCAAGGAAACGTGGTGCTCCGTTACGACGAACGCGTGCTCTTGAACACACCTCCGGGTCTCGAGGAATTCGTGGATGTGCAAAGCGAGGAAGTGGCACGATAG
- the tpiA gene encoding triose-phosphate isomerase: protein MGAMKLPLILTNFKTYESAMGAKAVELAQLHEKVSLETGVSMAVAVQSTDIFRVASAVKIPVFAQHLDLVHFGSYTGHILAEAVKVSGAFGTLLNHSEHRLSLEVLKLSIQRAKEVGLVVVACAQDPEEGAVIAGFGPDFVAVEPPELIGGDISVATAKPEIIQVAVDLIGRGRVLVGAGVKNSKDIEIAIMLGASGVLLASGVTKAADPEAVLRDLAKGAHEA from the coding sequence GTGGGTGCGATGAAACTTCCTTTGATTCTCACCAACTTTAAAACCTACGAGTCTGCGATGGGCGCGAAAGCGGTCGAGTTGGCGCAACTTCACGAGAAGGTGAGCCTCGAAACCGGCGTTTCGATGGCTGTTGCCGTGCAGTCCACGGATATTTTTCGAGTGGCGTCTGCGGTCAAGATTCCGGTTTTTGCTCAGCATTTGGATTTGGTGCATTTCGGTTCTTATACCGGCCATATTTTGGCTGAGGCCGTGAAGGTGTCGGGCGCGTTTGGAACATTGCTCAATCATTCCGAGCATCGGTTGTCGCTGGAGGTGTTGAAGTTGTCGATTCAGCGGGCAAAAGAGGTGGGGTTGGTGGTGGTGGCGTGTGCGCAGGATCCTGAGGAGGGCGCGGTGATTGCGGGGTTTGGGCCTGATTTTGTGGCGGTCGAGCCGCCGGAATTGATTGGGGGAGACATCTCAGTAGCTACGGCAAAGCCTGAGATTATTCAGGTGGCAGTGGATTTGATTGGTCGCGGGCGCGTATTGGTGGGAGCGGGCGTGAAAAATTCAAAAGACATCGAAATTGCGATCATGCTCGGTGCGTCCGGCGTATTGTTGGCGTCCGGGGTGACCAAGGCCGCGGATCCCGAAGCGGTGTTGAGGGATTTGGCGAAAGGGGCGCATGAAGCGTAG